A single genomic interval of Candidatus Bathyarchaeota archaeon harbors:
- a CDS encoding ZIP family metal transporter, which produces MILVWILTATFLVSIVSLIGILFLTVKDNILKKTLLVLISLASGTLLGGAFFHLIPESFSTLDESIFITVVLGIVGFFLLERSLWRHCHERECPVHPFAYLNLLGDGIHNFIDGIIIAASFLSAESLGIITTVAVIMHEIPQELGDFGVLIYGGFSKTKALLFNLLSAIFAIVGALATYFFISYLPSISYILAFAAGGFIYIAMTDLIPELHKETNTKNSIISIIFFLLGIFSMQLLKV; this is translated from the coding sequence ATGATTCTTGTATGGATTCTTACTGCAACGTTTCTGGTTAGCATCGTTTCACTGATTGGAATATTATTCTTAACCGTGAAAGATAACATTCTGAAGAAAACTCTTCTCGTGTTGATTAGTCTTGCTTCTGGAACTTTGTTGGGAGGAGCTTTTTTTCATTTAATCCCGGAATCTTTTTCCACACTTGATGAAAGCATTTTCATCACGGTTGTTCTTGGCATCGTGGGATTCTTTCTCCTTGAAAGAAGCTTGTGGCGTCACTGCCATGAAAGAGAATGTCCAGTTCATCCCTTCGCTTACCTGAACCTTTTGGGCGATGGGATTCACAACTTCATTGATGGTATAATCATAGCTGCAAGCTTTCTCTCTGCTGAATCCCTTGGCATAATCACTACTGTAGCGGTTATAATGCATGAAATACCCCAAGAACTTGGTGACTTTGGTGTGCTTATCTACGGAGGATTCAGTAAGACAAAAGCTCTTCTTTTCAATCTTCTAAGTGCGATATTTGCTATAGTTGGAGCTTTGGCTACCTACTTTTTTATTTCGTACCTCCCGAGCATAAGCTATATCCTTGCCTTTGCAGCGGGTGGCTTTATTTACATAGCGATGACGGATCTTATCCCTGAACTGCACAAAGAAACTAACACTAAGAATTCTATTATTTCAATAATATTTTTTCTGTTGGGCATTTTTTCGATGCAGCTTTTAAAGGTTTAA
- a CDS encoding CBS domain-containing protein: MKIEKLMVKNVITLQGDVSAYDAVKLMNKNRIGCLVVYNGQVAGILTERDMLERVLEECRNPKEIKVSEIMTKQVTVGRPDMQLVEATELMFEKRVKKLPIVEGNRLVGLVTLTDIARVAKLDEKTMELIETRARFLEAFIKGFCIEPACTFTV, from the coding sequence ATGAAAATCGAGAAATTAATGGTTAAGAACGTTATTACCCTGCAGGGAGACGTCTCAGCCTACGATGCTGTAAAACTCATGAATAAGAATAGAATAGGTTGTTTGGTGGTTTACAACGGTCAGGTTGCTGGGATTTTGACTGAGAGAGATATGCTTGAAAGAGTTTTAGAAGAATGCAGGAATCCGAAAGAAATTAAGGTTTCAGAAATAATGACAAAACAGGTCACCGTTGGAAGGCCAGACATGCAGCTTGTCGAAGCTACAGAACTTATGTTTGAGAAAAGGGTGAAGAAACTACCTATAGTAGAAGGAAACCGATTAGTAGGTCTGGTTACCTTGACCGACATAGCTCGTGTTGCAAAACTGGATGAAAAAACGATGGAACTAATTGAAACACGCGCACGCTTCCTAGAGGCTTTCATAAAAGGCTTTTGTATCGAACCCGCCTGCACATTTACTGTCTAA
- a CDS encoding aldo/keto reductase → MIPRQEFGRTGHQSTRAIFGSWALNKARQAEADSALALLQEYGVNHIDTAPMYGNAEKVIGPWLVKHRNDFFVATKTRRRSRQGALDDLKRSLERLRVDYIDLWQLHGLTNPAGWGKVMGPEGALEAFIEARDKGLVRFLGVTGHGNKVPAMHKRSLERFDFDTVLLPYNYLLMQNPRYAADFNELVGLCRKRNVAVQTMKSIARWPCGGRSKTYNTYFYEPLETQDAIDKSVHWSLGFPDSFLITAGDMQLLPKVLDAANRFEKRPSDIEMSAMVDEFDVQQIFPRAAQRKGPQTWGGQACQALEGLIREGFFKHPNKRTLEHVVKALESKGLSTKGKEDNITNSLARRVKRGVLKKSKVSNGWVYWTE, encoded by the coding sequence ATGATTCCGAGACAGGAATTCGGACGTACAGGACATCAAAGCACGCGCGCCATCTTCGGCTCCTGGGCGCTCAACAAGGCAAGGCAGGCAGAAGCGGATAGCGCATTGGCGCTGTTGCAGGAATACGGAGTGAATCATATTGACACAGCGCCCATGTACGGCAACGCAGAGAAGGTCATCGGGCCCTGGTTGGTCAAGCATCGAAATGATTTCTTCGTTGCCACCAAAACCCGCAGACGCTCACGCCAAGGTGCCTTGGACGATCTGAAGCGATCGTTGGAACGGCTACGCGTCGACTACATCGATCTCTGGCAGTTGCATGGTTTGACCAATCCGGCAGGTTGGGGAAAAGTGATGGGGCCTGAGGGCGCCTTGGAGGCCTTTATTGAAGCGCGTGACAAAGGTTTGGTGCGGTTTCTGGGCGTAACAGGTCACGGTAACAAAGTGCCAGCAATGCACAAACGCAGCTTGGAGCGTTTTGATTTCGATACAGTCTTATTGCCATACAACTATTTGCTGATGCAGAATCCCCGTTATGCAGCGGACTTCAATGAGTTAGTTGGGTTGTGCCGTAAGCGCAACGTTGCAGTACAAACCATGAAATCCATTGCTCGGTGGCCATGTGGAGGCCGTTCCAAGACTTACAATACGTATTTCTATGAACCGTTAGAGACTCAAGATGCCATTGATAAGTCGGTGCATTGGTCATTGGGTTTCCCGGACAGCTTTTTGATCACAGCGGGTGATATGCAGCTTCTGCCCAAGGTGTTGGATGCTGCCAATCGTTTTGAGAAGCGACCATCTGATATAGAAATGAGCGCTATGGTTGATGAGTTTGATGTCCAGCAGATTTTCCCGCGCGCGGCACAGCGCAAGGGACCTCAAACCTGGGGCGGTCAGGCGTGTCAGGCGCTTGAGGGACTAATTCGTGAGGGATTCTTTAAACATCCCAATAAGAGAACGCTAGAGCATGTGGTCAAAGCCTTAGAGTCTAAAGGTCTCTCGACTAAGGGCAAAGAGGACAATATTACTAATTCTCTCGCTAGAAGAGTGAAAAGGGGAGTCTTGAAAAAATCCAAGGTATCAAACGGATGGGTTTACTGGACAGAATAG
- a CDS encoding winged helix-turn-helix domain-containing protein has translation MSINSEESTRLTENIWRKCHKLNVNIVSVVKTVFTEDEILRVSSVLSALGNPTRLRIVELISETKRPLHIKAVAEILKKDYAAIYRHVKVLQRSRLLEVYEVGRSRVLYPKNLDLIKQLVQVANKMIQIE, from the coding sequence GTGTCAATTAACTCTGAAGAATCTACACGACTGACTGAGAACATTTGGCGAAAATGTCATAAATTGAATGTGAATATAGTAAGTGTGGTGAAAACGGTGTTCACTGAAGACGAAATACTGCGAGTTTCGAGCGTTTTGAGTGCGCTGGGCAACCCCACAAGGTTAAGAATAGTTGAGCTCATAAGCGAGACTAAAAGACCTTTACACATAAAGGCCGTTGCCGAAATCCTGAAAAAGGATTACGCCGCCATCTATCGTCACGTCAAGGTTTTACAAAGAAGCAGATTGTTAGAGGTCTATGAGGTGGGGCGTTCACGTGTGCTGTATCCGAAAAATTTGGACTTGATCAAACAGTTGGTTCAAGTTGCTAACAAAATGATACAAATAGAGTAA
- a CDS encoding MFS transporter, with amino-acid sequence MAKTFQRTRSLLQQAFPFHTLDRNLKILFISNIFAAFGDGLTIYLLPLFIRNLGATPENVGFLYSILTIASAITIIPGGYLADKYDRKKILVLAWAIWVPVPLLFAFATNWTQLPPAMFLYGILFSGPASSAYIVGRAQKSKMASTFTLLVSAWGIGYTFAPAVAGYLAETAGMQMVFFLSTIFYFITMVATSRISSQLPRKTESTVETGTTTPGTVTFNRWRIFFLSALFAAVIFFLSLVFPLVPQFLEDVYKYNAVQIGILGSFTYFGGSTLSLLVGKIGDKYGKTASISLSMIFVACALSIFISVNNFAALMIAMFLRGASFPMWAFIGATVGAIAPPDSRARWISVVQTTTQVVSISAPYVGGILYTSSPQTPFLITIAASLLLAFLAQIKPFKE; translated from the coding sequence ATGGCAAAAACATTCCAGCGAACGAGGAGTCTACTTCAACAAGCTTTCCCGTTCCACACCTTAGACAGAAACCTAAAAATATTATTCATCTCAAACATCTTCGCCGCCTTCGGCGACGGACTCACCATCTACCTTCTTCCCCTATTCATAAGAAACTTGGGTGCAACACCTGAAAACGTTGGTTTTCTGTACTCCATCTTGACAATAGCATCTGCAATCACAATAATTCCTGGAGGTTATCTGGCAGATAAATACGATCGAAAGAAGATTTTAGTACTAGCTTGGGCAATATGGGTGCCTGTACCGCTCTTATTTGCATTTGCAACAAATTGGACACAACTTCCCCCAGCAATGTTTCTCTATGGAATCCTATTTTCAGGACCAGCTTCAAGCGCTTACATTGTAGGACGTGCGCAGAAAAGCAAGATGGCATCAACATTCACACTGCTTGTTTCAGCCTGGGGTATAGGTTACACGTTTGCACCCGCGGTAGCGGGTTATTTGGCTGAGACAGCTGGGATGCAGATGGTTTTCTTTCTCTCAACCATATTTTACTTCATCACTATGGTTGCAACTTCACGAATTAGTAGCCAACTTCCAAGAAAGACCGAGTCTACTGTTGAGACTGGAACAACCACCCCTGGCACAGTAACTTTCAATCGTTGGAGAATATTCTTTCTTTCTGCACTCTTTGCAGCTGTAATATTCTTTCTTTCTCTCGTATTTCCCTTGGTGCCACAGTTTCTAGAAGACGTGTACAAATACAATGCTGTTCAGATCGGAATTTTAGGTTCATTTACTTACTTTGGAGGGTCCACCTTGTCGCTACTTGTGGGAAAAATCGGTGACAAATATGGAAAGACAGCATCGATTTCTCTTTCGATGATTTTTGTAGCCTGTGCGTTAAGCATCTTCATTTCAGTGAACAACTTCGCTGCCCTTATGATTGCTATGTTTCTACGTGGCGCATCTTTTCCCATGTGGGCTTTTATTGGCGCTACCGTGGGGGCTATCGCTCCGCCTGACTCGCGAGCTAGATGGATTTCAGTTGTTCAGACAACGACTCAGGTGGTGAGTATCTCAGCGCCTTATGTAGGTGGCATATTATATACTAGCTCGCCGCAAACGCCTTTTTTAATAACTATTGCAGCCTCTCTACTGCTCGCTTTCTTAGCCCAGATTAAACCATTCAAAGAATAA
- a CDS encoding methyltransferase domain-containing protein: MSLQDNQTGWKVSTDLENLPKKLAASGAVKIRVKLGLISGGKVLDIATGSGDFIDTLMKALKDYDCFVGIDISKKDLESAEKRFRDQPVKLMEMNAESLEFDDNSFDMVCMAYSLHHLDRIEKVLAEMRRVLKPGGNFIIQEEFCDGKQTGAQKANILQHAWEAQIDSLLGETHKTTFTKHRIEEVIGNLELERVKIFESTHPVECLFCEKKFRCDDPKSEEEIDGSIKEINDNLKRLKEVADPKARIRLQKIGEELKERNRKFGNAHPSVLLAIGRKALKL; this comes from the coding sequence ATGAGCTTGCAGGACAACCAGACTGGCTGGAAGGTGAGTACTGATTTGGAGAATTTGCCAAAAAAATTGGCAGCATCAGGTGCAGTTAAAATTCGGGTCAAGTTAGGGTTGATTTCTGGTGGAAAAGTTCTGGATATTGCAACTGGTTCTGGTGATTTTATTGATACTTTGATGAAAGCGTTGAAGGACTATGACTGTTTTGTTGGGATTGACATTTCAAAGAAGGATCTGGAGTCCGCTGAGAAACGGTTTAGAGACCAGCCCGTCAAACTAATGGAGATGAATGCGGAATCGTTAGAGTTTGACGATAATTCTTTTGACATGGTATGCATGGCTTATTCGTTGCATCATCTTGATAGAATAGAGAAGGTGTTAGCTGAGATGCGTCGTGTATTGAAGCCAGGTGGAAACTTCATTATTCAAGAAGAATTCTGCGATGGAAAACAGACTGGAGCACAGAAAGCAAACATACTACAACATGCTTGGGAAGCACAAATCGATTCTTTGTTAGGTGAGACTCATAAAACGACTTTCACTAAGCACAGAATTGAAGAAGTTATTGGCAATTTAGAGCTTGAACGGGTTAAGATATTCGAATCTACACATCCAGTGGAGTGTCTTTTCTGTGAAAAAAAGTTTAGATGTGACGACCCAAAAAGTGAAGAGGAAATTGATGGTTCTATCAAAGAGATTAATGACAATCTTAAAAGATTAAAGGAAGTTGCAGATCCAAAAGCTCGCATCAGACTTCAGAAGATAGGCGAAGAATTGAAAGAAAGGAACAGAAAGTTTGGTAATGCTCATCCCTCCGTATTGCTTGCGATTGGAAGAAAAGCTCTCAAGCTTTGA
- a CDS encoding CbbQ/NirQ/NorQ/GpvN family protein: MGYGHQGLRKAEETSRIQRVTSIRRGNYKITVSINRERSMSQSPLYHKYEIQKYDLHPNYSFAHLADMIPKNTPEYIDSGQRYVERIVRALYYFKQCSLIGPSGTGKTHIVYLVAELCGLPVWEVNCGLQTSSYDLIGRFIGLGKENWIDGMVTRWLRAGGIMYLDEANMMKQDVATRLNPVLDTRGHLVLNEKDNEVVDRHKYGYLIISMNPYSAEFAGTKPLNAAMRRRLAVWINFGYTSVGDKISPLEVNMLLKRSKISEDVAYKIVQVGAELRRQYKAGDVPYGPSLGDLINWATLIYDGNTPNVAAEETIIALTSDNTEVQDDIRRVIESVFPKPK, from the coding sequence TTGGGATATGGACACCAAGGTCTAAGAAAGGCAGAGGAAACTAGCCGAATTCAAAGAGTTACCTCTATTCGACGGGGCAACTACAAAATAACAGTGTCCATAAACAGAGAACGCTCCATGTCCCAGTCTCCCCTTTACCACAAATATGAAATCCAAAAATATGACCTTCATCCCAACTATAGCTTTGCTCATCTTGCTGACATGATTCCTAAGAACACTCCTGAATACATTGACAGTGGACAACGCTACGTGGAACGCATCGTCCGTGCACTCTACTACTTCAAACAATGCTCTCTCATAGGACCATCGGGAACTGGAAAAACTCACATCGTTTATCTAGTGGCAGAACTCTGCGGATTGCCAGTTTGGGAAGTCAACTGCGGCCTTCAAACATCTTCATATGACTTAATTGGGCGCTTTATTGGCCTTGGAAAAGAGAACTGGATCGACGGAATGGTTACTAGATGGCTAAGAGCGGGGGGAATAATGTACCTCGACGAGGCCAACATGATGAAGCAAGATGTTGCTACACGGCTTAATCCAGTTCTTGACACTCGAGGTCATCTTGTGCTGAACGAGAAAGACAACGAAGTTGTGGACAGACACAAATATGGATACTTAATCATCAGCATGAACCCTTATTCAGCAGAGTTTGCAGGAACCAAACCGTTGAACGCGGCTATGAGAAGACGCTTGGCTGTATGGATAAACTTCGGCTATACAAGCGTTGGCGACAAAATTTCACCCCTCGAAGTAAATATGCTTCTGAAACGCTCTAAAATTAGCGAAGATGTGGCTTATAAAATCGTTCAAGTTGGCGCCGAGTTACGTAGACAATACAAGGCAGGAGACGTCCCTTACGGACCATCTCTAGGTGATCTGATAAACTGGGCTACTCTCATTTACGACGGCAACACTCCTAATGTAGCTGCTGAAGAAACCATAATTGCATTGACCAGTGATAATACTGAAGTGCAAGACGATATTAGAAGAGTCATCGAATCAGTTTTTCCTAAACCAAAATGA
- a CDS encoding dihydrolipoyl dehydrogenase, with translation MREYDLISVGTGSAMSIVNAMIRENPKLKIAVIDKDEPGGICLTRGCIPSKLLLYPAELVRMIDGAGDLGIEVGIRKVDFKMIMERMRGIINKDINMIRQGLSRSENIDYYPTVAEFVAPYTLKVGDETIKSKMIFLCTGSKPTIPPIKGLENVSYHTSDTVIKMSQLPKSIAIVGGGYIAAEYGHFFSAMGSEVTIIGRNPQFLPKEEPEVSTLAKKELQKHMRVLTNHEVREAEETSTGEKRLVAVNRESEERVVITADELLIATGRGPNADVLHPEKGGVKADRKGWIIVNEYLETSQPNVWALGDANGKYPFKHVANYEARVVYYNAVLKEAVQVDYHAVPHAVFTHPEIAGVGLGEKEAIEKHGKENVLIGFHRYQDTAKGEAMNMKDYFVKVIVEKNTMKILGAHIIGPYASVLIQEIINLMFTSAQGAEPIINGMHIHPALSEVVERAFGSLMTQEQYHHLTEHHH, from the coding sequence TTGAGGGAATACGATTTAATCTCGGTGGGTACAGGTTCCGCGATGAGTATTGTGAACGCTATGATACGTGAAAATCCGAAGTTGAAGATCGCTGTTATAGATAAGGATGAACCTGGCGGTATATGTTTGACTCGGGGTTGTATCCCGTCTAAGCTGTTGCTTTATCCTGCTGAGTTGGTTAGAATGATTGATGGGGCGGGTGATTTGGGAATAGAAGTTGGCATTAGAAAAGTAGATTTTAAGATGATCATGGAAAGGATGAGGGGCATCATAAACAAGGACATAAATATGATACGACAAGGGCTTTCGCGTTCTGAAAATATTGACTATTATCCCACTGTAGCCGAATTTGTTGCGCCATACACGCTGAAGGTTGGTGATGAAACTATAAAGTCAAAGATGATATTCTTGTGCACTGGTTCAAAACCCACAATACCTCCAATAAAAGGGTTGGAGAATGTAAGCTATCATACTAGTGATACAGTCATCAAGATGAGTCAACTACCTAAAAGCATTGCCATAGTAGGGGGAGGCTATATAGCCGCTGAATATGGCCATTTCTTTTCAGCAATGGGCTCAGAAGTCACAATAATTGGTAGAAACCCCCAGTTCCTGCCAAAAGAAGAACCAGAAGTTTCAACACTTGCCAAAAAAGAGTTACAAAAGCACATGAGGGTTCTTACTAACCACGAGGTTCGAGAGGCAGAAGAGACATCTACGGGCGAGAAAAGACTCGTTGCTGTTAATAGGGAAAGCGAAGAGAGAGTCGTGATAACTGCGGATGAGTTGCTAATAGCAACAGGAAGAGGACCAAACGCAGACGTGCTCCATCCCGAAAAGGGAGGCGTGAAAGCAGACAGGAAGGGATGGATTATTGTTAATGAATACTTGGAGACTTCGCAGCCAAATGTATGGGCTCTTGGTGACGCGAATGGCAAGTATCCCTTTAAGCATGTAGCAAACTACGAAGCAAGAGTAGTTTACTATAATGCTGTTCTGAAAGAAGCAGTACAGGTCGATTACCATGCAGTGCCTCACGCTGTTTTCACCCATCCTGAGATTGCAGGCGTCGGACTAGGAGAGAAAGAAGCAATTGAGAAGCACGGTAAGGAAAACGTACTGATTGGATTTCATAGATATCAAGACACCGCCAAAGGAGAAGCCATGAACATGAAAGACTACTTTGTCAAAGTTATAGTGGAGAAGAATACCATGAAGATCCTCGGGGCACATATAATTGGGCCTTATGCATCTGTTCTCATACAGGAAATCATAAACCTAATGTTTACCTCTGCACAAGGTGCGGAGCCAATAATCAATGGAATGCACATTCACCCTGCTTTGAGTGAGGTTGTTGAGAGAGCCTTTGGTTCTCTGATGACACAAGAGCAGTATCACCACCTAACTGAACATCACCATTGA